The Paenibacillus tianjinensis genome has a window encoding:
- a CDS encoding (2Fe-2S)-binding protein encodes MDEAQTSELIKDFGSKFDLHPEVPEGARYSFIVKELIREDGMRAFIECYRPIIKGLDDKVAASYFAGSFGNVALAMQYAISVYSVMPEVSLSSLSVHLIPAEGYWRVAFSLDTWTFSPAPADAEQRICWRNGRLTQFYQETAAPLLSVLSKVSGLGPSEIWGQLPTKFNYYIEMLAAGRHSGLIQTIQADYRYLTDEMPAAVFKLARNPFHVKVRKVEALADPASKVQVRNRCCLYYRTKGGSYCYTCPRLTEEERAKRRAEYRNNTASAQA; translated from the coding sequence ATGGATGAGGCACAGACGTCTGAACTGATAAAAGATTTTGGCAGCAAATTTGATCTTCATCCAGAAGTACCGGAGGGTGCGAGATATTCTTTTATCGTCAAAGAGCTGATCCGTGAAGACGGCATGAGGGCTTTTATAGAGTGCTACCGGCCAATCATCAAAGGGCTGGATGACAAAGTAGCGGCGTCTTATTTCGCCGGGTCATTCGGGAACGTGGCTCTTGCCATGCAGTACGCAATTTCTGTTTACTCCGTGATGCCAGAGGTCAGCTTGTCCAGCCTGTCTGTGCATCTCATTCCTGCTGAAGGATATTGGCGGGTAGCCTTTTCCTTGGACACATGGACCTTCAGTCCGGCTCCTGCGGATGCTGAACAGCGGATTTGCTGGCGAAATGGCAGGTTAACACAATTCTATCAGGAAACTGCAGCACCTCTGCTGAGTGTATTATCCAAGGTTTCAGGCCTTGGGCCTAGTGAGATTTGGGGACAGCTGCCAACCAAATTCAACTACTATATTGAAATGCTGGCTGCCGGCAGACATAGCGGCCTCATTCAAACCATACAAGCTGACTACAGGTATCTGACAGACGAAATGCCTGCAGCAGTATTTAAGCTCGCGAGAAATCCGTTCCACGTGAAGGTGCGGAAGGTGGAAGCACTTGCTGATCCGGCTTCTAAGGTCCAAGTACGTAACCGCTGCTGCCTTTACTACCGTACTAAAGGAGGAAGCTACTGCTATACTTGCCCCCGGCTGACAGAGGAAGAACGGGCCAAACGCAGAGCCGAATACCGTAACAACACTGCTTCGGCGCAGGCTTAG
- a CDS encoding ABC transporter ATP-binding protein — translation MSERLNTEQLSIGYAEATIVNGLNLSLPTGKITALVGANGSGKSTILKTMARIMKPKSGSVMLDGKSIHTLSTKEVARQLAILPQNPTAPDGLTVSELVGYGRYPHQKGFGTMTPEDRSIIANAITVTGMEEFHDRPIDRLSGGQRQRAWIAMALAQQTDILFLDEPTTFLDMAHQLEVLQLLQKLNEEEGRTIIMVVHDLNHASRYAQHMVAIKSGTVICEGTPAEVMTPDVLRKVFGIECDIVSDPRTGVPLCLPYELAASKAAGL, via the coding sequence ATGTCAGAAAGGTTGAACACAGAACAGCTAAGCATTGGGTATGCAGAGGCTACGATTGTTAATGGCCTGAACCTGTCACTTCCGACGGGAAAAATCACGGCGCTGGTAGGGGCTAACGGCTCCGGGAAATCCACCATTCTCAAAACCATGGCACGGATTATGAAGCCAAAGAGCGGTAGTGTCATGCTGGACGGAAAGTCGATTCACACGCTGTCCACCAAAGAAGTGGCCCGCCAGTTGGCGATTCTTCCGCAGAATCCAACAGCTCCTGACGGACTGACCGTATCCGAACTGGTCGGGTATGGCCGCTATCCGCACCAAAAAGGATTCGGAACTATGACGCCTGAAGACCGCAGTATTATCGCAAACGCGATTACAGTGACCGGGATGGAGGAGTTCCACGATCGCCCGATAGACCGCCTCTCCGGCGGCCAGCGCCAGCGGGCCTGGATAGCTATGGCTCTAGCCCAGCAGACGGATATTCTGTTCCTGGATGAACCGACTACCTTCCTTGATATGGCTCACCAGCTGGAAGTCCTGCAGCTATTGCAGAAATTGAACGAGGAAGAAGGGAGAACCATCATCATGGTGGTGCATGATTTAAATCATGCCTCCCGTTATGCACAGCATATGGTGGCGATTAAATCGGGTACGGTAATCTGTGAAGGGACTCCGGCAGAGGTTATGACACCCGATGTTCTCCGCAAAGTGTTTGGTATTGAATGTGACATTGTTTCAGATCCGCGTACCGGCGTGCCATTGTGCTTGCCTTATGAGCTTGCGGCCTCAAAGGCAGCTGGTTTGTAG
- a CDS encoding FecCD family ABC transporter permease — translation MNRLLTSPAAQQRRSRDITIISLLAILIIIMFVVSMNTGLMRLSPLDVLHTFLGGGTEQQKLILFDFRLPRIVISILVGAGFAVSGCILQGLSRNALAEPSTLGINAGAGFAVIIFISFVPATTGAHIYVLPLMALAGAVLTAALIYVLTYRREDGLSPTRMILIGIAVGAGIYAIQLILSLRLDPQNFQFVSIWLAGKIWGGDWRFVLALLPWLVILLPFAFYKSRVLNLLSLGDQTSAGLGLPVERERILLLAAAVILSGACVAVSGGIGFVGLIAPHLARRLVGPKHQVLLPACALVGALLLITADTIARWILQPAEIPTGIVVAIIGAPYFLYLLARSKA, via the coding sequence ATGAACCGGTTACTGACCTCTCCCGCAGCTCAGCAGCGCCGCAGCCGTGATATAACCATAATATCCCTGCTGGCTATTCTCATTATTATCATGTTTGTTGTCAGCATGAATACCGGACTCATGCGCTTATCGCCGCTTGATGTCTTACATACATTTCTTGGGGGTGGAACTGAGCAGCAGAAGCTCATTCTGTTTGATTTCCGGCTGCCACGCATCGTGATTTCAATACTTGTCGGCGCAGGTTTTGCTGTATCAGGCTGCATCCTGCAGGGTCTGTCGCGCAATGCCCTGGCCGAGCCCTCCACACTGGGCATCAATGCTGGTGCGGGATTTGCTGTCATCATTTTTATCTCGTTTGTACCGGCTACAACCGGTGCTCATATTTATGTACTTCCGTTGATGGCACTGGCGGGAGCTGTGCTTACTGCAGCACTGATTTATGTTTTGACTTACCGCCGAGAAGACGGCTTGTCACCCACCAGGATGATTCTGATTGGAATAGCAGTAGGAGCGGGTATCTACGCTATCCAGCTGATTCTATCCCTAAGGCTGGACCCGCAGAATTTTCAATTCGTGTCGATCTGGTTAGCCGGTAAAATATGGGGCGGAGATTGGCGGTTTGTCCTTGCGCTTCTGCCATGGCTTGTTATTCTGCTTCCATTTGCCTTCTACAAGTCCCGGGTGCTTAATCTGTTGAGTCTCGGTGATCAGACCTCGGCTGGGCTCGGGCTGCCGGTGGAGAGGGAACGTATCCTGCTGCTGGCTGCTGCAGTCATTCTGTCAGGTGCCTGTGTTGCCGTAAGCGGCGGTATTGGATTCGTGGGTCTCATCGCACCACATCTGGCCCGCAGGCTGGTTGGTCCGAAGCATCAGGTACTGCTGCCGGCATGCGCATTAGTGGGCGCCCTGCTGTTAATAACCGCTGACACTATCGCTCGGTGGATTCTGCAACCCGCAGAGATACCAACCGGTATCGTTGTGGCGATCATCGGTGCACCGTATTTCTTATATTTATTAGCCAGATCGAAGGCCTGA
- a CDS encoding FecCD family ABC transporter permease, which produces MAASTHSTDQSTKMDGAMPLKSRPAAAAIILLLGLAAMLFGLALSVSVGAADIKLATVWEAVFRFNPDLQQHQIIRELRIPRALAGALVGACLAVAGAIMQGMTRNPLADSGLLGLNAGASAALALTFALAPASSFLYIMLYCFTGAAAASILVFGIGSLSHSGLTPLRLTLAGAAVSALLLAVSQGVAILFHLSQDIAFWMAGGIGGANWTQLRIMTPWIAGALIIAMMLSRSITLLSLGRDVAAGLGQRTRLVQFTGIIVVVILAGAAVSTVGPIAFVGLIIPHITRYLVGVDYRWILPCSAVLGSLLIVFADIAARLINAPYETPIGALIAVIGVPFFVYLARKRKGEL; this is translated from the coding sequence ATGGCCGCATCTACACATTCTACAGATCAATCTACAAAGATGGATGGAGCGATGCCGCTGAAATCCAGACCGGCTGCGGCTGCTATTATTTTACTTCTCGGACTTGCAGCCATGCTCTTTGGTCTAGCGCTTTCCGTTTCGGTAGGTGCGGCAGATATTAAGCTGGCGACGGTCTGGGAGGCTGTATTCAGGTTTAATCCGGACTTGCAGCAGCATCAGATCATCAGGGAGCTGCGGATTCCCCGCGCACTGGCAGGGGCCTTAGTCGGAGCCTGTCTTGCTGTGGCGGGAGCAATTATGCAGGGAATGACCCGTAATCCGCTGGCAGACTCGGGTCTGCTTGGCCTGAATGCCGGTGCCAGTGCCGCTTTGGCATTAACCTTTGCCTTAGCTCCAGCGTCATCCTTTTTATACATCATGTTGTATTGCTTCACCGGTGCCGCAGCCGCATCTATTCTGGTATTCGGAATAGGTTCACTTTCTCACAGCGGTCTGACGCCACTACGGCTGACTCTGGCAGGTGCAGCAGTAAGCGCGCTGCTACTTGCCGTGAGCCAAGGGGTAGCAATTCTGTTTCATCTATCCCAAGACATCGCCTTCTGGATGGCTGGCGGCATTGGAGGGGCCAATTGGACTCAGCTTAGAATCATGACGCCATGGATTGCAGGGGCACTGATAATTGCAATGATGCTATCGAGGTCTATCACTCTGCTAAGTCTGGGCCGGGATGTAGCAGCTGGGCTCGGGCAGCGTACTAGGCTGGTACAATTCACCGGGATCATTGTTGTTGTGATTCTGGCGGGGGCGGCCGTTTCGACAGTAGGCCCCATCGCTTTTGTCGGGCTGATCATACCGCATATCACACGATATTTGGTCGGCGTCGATTACCGGTGGATTCTGCCCTGTTCGGCGGTGCTGGGCAGCCTTCTGATTGTTTTTGCCGATATTGCTGCCAGACTTATCAATGCTCCTTATGAAACTCCGATTGGCGCTTTAATTGCTGTGATCGGCGTACCGTTTTTTGTATATTTGGCAAGGAAGCGGAAGGGGGAATTGTAA
- a CDS encoding iron-hydroxamate ABC transporter substrate-binding protein produces MFLFDPKKSGSRKLVLAGLLMMTVLLSACGNNNNGNAANSSAAPAATAETTTAPAETAAPAAEKTVTDAMGHKVTVPANPQRVLGSYLEDYLVTLGVTPVAQWSVSNGIQDYLSDALKDVPTISYDLPLEAVTSFAPDFHIVQSEGSVQNGLYDQLNKIAPTYVLGDEISKDWRKTLLTIGDLLNKTPEAEQAIAEYDQKAAEAKEKITASFGGDKSVAILWLVQKSFFIVDETRSSGAVLYGDLGLKLPNLVTEIPADSRATWNPISLEKLAELSADHIFLVNSDKTEASEILNGPIWKGIPAVKAGNVTELSASGSWLYSGAYANSKTIDDVLSALVK; encoded by the coding sequence ATGTTTTTGTTTGATCCAAAGAAATCCGGGAGTAGGAAGCTGGTCTTGGCCGGCCTCTTGATGATGACTGTACTCTTGTCCGCTTGCGGCAATAACAACAATGGCAATGCGGCTAATTCTAGTGCTGCACCTGCGGCAACCGCTGAGACTACAACTGCCCCGGCAGAAACCGCTGCTCCGGCTGCTGAGAAGACTGTGACTGACGCCATGGGACATAAAGTAACTGTTCCGGCAAATCCACAGCGTGTGCTTGGTTCTTATCTGGAAGACTATCTGGTAACACTCGGGGTAACTCCAGTTGCCCAATGGTCCGTGTCAAATGGGATTCAGGACTACTTGTCCGATGCGCTTAAAGATGTGCCTACGATCAGCTACGATCTTCCGCTGGAGGCTGTAACCAGCTTCGCACCGGACTTCCATATCGTCCAGTCTGAAGGCAGTGTGCAGAATGGTCTTTATGATCAGCTGAACAAAATCGCGCCTACCTATGTACTGGGCGATGAGATCAGTAAGGACTGGCGTAAAACGCTGCTTACCATCGGTGACCTACTGAACAAGACTCCTGAGGCTGAACAAGCGATTGCTGAATATGACCAGAAGGCTGCTGAGGCTAAGGAAAAAATCACAGCATCATTCGGTGGTGACAAATCCGTTGCCATTCTGTGGCTGGTGCAAAAGAGCTTCTTTATTGTGGATGAAACACGCAGCAGTGGCGCTGTATTATACGGCGACCTTGGCTTGAAGCTTCCTAACCTTGTAACAGAGATTCCGGCTGACTCCAGAGCGACCTGGAATCCTATCTCACTAGAGAAACTGGCTGAACTGTCTGCTGATCATATTTTCCTTGTAAACAGTGATAAAACAGAGGCATCAGAAATTCTGAACGGACCCATCTGGAAGGGGATTCCTGCCGTTAAGGCAGGAAATGTTACCGAGCTCAGTGCATCCGGCAGCTGGCTCTACAGTGGTGCTTATGCTAACTCCAAAACGATTGATGATGTGCTTAGCGCACTTGTAAAATAA
- a CDS encoding APC family permease has translation MVSKVKRLLIGRPMKSNELDHEKLSKVKALAVLSSDALSSVAYGTEQILIVLVAAGFTAIWYSLPIALAVLGLLAILILSYRQTIFAYPQGGGAYIVAKSNLGVPTGLLAGGSLLVDYILTVAVSASAGTDAITSAFPGLHDHSVLIAVSVILLLTIINLRGVTESASFIAIPVYLFVVSIFVLIVAGVFKYMTGGAHANVPEIGSAVSNVSLFLLLKAFSSGCSALTGVEAVSNAIPNFKAPAEKNAAKTLMMMGLILGIMFTGITLLAYWYGVVPDEKATVVSQIAESTFGRGGLYFFIQGITAVILFLAANTAYSAFPLLAFMFAKDKYLPHAFMVRGDRLGFSNGIIFLGVLSALLVAAFHGNTESLIPLYAVGVFIPFTLSQLGMMVHWYKDRPKGWQNKFAVNTVGMLTTLTITLIFIITKFSSVWMAFIFLPVVMIVFHRIHGHYLNTADQLRICPSTDKPCIKGSTVVVPVAGVTRAVLHSISYAKSLTENVVAVYVGFDEEEIHKMEQKWEEWNPGVRLIVLRSRYRSIIRPLVKFIDTVEWKTASTDHITILIPQFITKHWWQAILHNQTSLFIRSYLMNQKDIVVATVPYHLHK, from the coding sequence ATGGTAAGCAAGGTAAAACGACTATTGATCGGGCGTCCGATGAAGTCGAACGAACTCGATCATGAAAAGTTATCCAAGGTGAAAGCACTGGCTGTCCTGTCTTCTGATGCGCTCTCGTCTGTAGCCTACGGAACGGAACAAATCCTTATTGTACTAGTGGCCGCGGGTTTCACTGCCATCTGGTACTCACTGCCAATTGCATTAGCCGTTCTGGGCTTGCTGGCCATACTTATTTTGTCTTATCGCCAGACGATCTTCGCTTACCCGCAAGGGGGCGGGGCATACATCGTGGCCAAGAGCAATCTGGGTGTTCCTACCGGTCTGTTAGCCGGAGGCTCTTTATTGGTAGATTATATTCTTACTGTTGCGGTTAGTGCCTCAGCCGGTACAGACGCGATTACATCCGCTTTTCCAGGTTTGCATGATCATTCTGTACTGATTGCGGTATCCGTTATTTTACTGTTAACAATTATCAATTTGCGCGGTGTTACGGAATCGGCTTCTTTTATAGCAATCCCGGTATATTTATTCGTAGTTTCTATCTTTGTCCTGATTGTTGCCGGAGTATTCAAATACATGACCGGCGGCGCACATGCCAATGTGCCTGAAATCGGGTCTGCTGTATCAAACGTCAGCCTGTTCCTCCTGCTTAAGGCATTCAGCTCCGGCTGTTCGGCCTTGACCGGGGTAGAAGCGGTATCGAATGCTATTCCGAACTTCAAGGCGCCTGCAGAAAAAAATGCAGCGAAAACCTTGATGATGATGGGCCTTATCCTTGGTATTATGTTTACAGGAATTACCCTTCTGGCCTACTGGTACGGAGTAGTTCCTGATGAAAAAGCAACTGTGGTTTCACAAATTGCTGAATCCACTTTCGGCCGCGGCGGTTTGTACTTCTTCATTCAAGGGATCACGGCAGTGATTTTGTTCCTGGCAGCTAATACGGCATACTCGGCATTCCCGCTGCTTGCCTTTATGTTCGCCAAAGATAAATACCTGCCCCATGCCTTTATGGTCCGCGGAGACCGGCTGGGCTTCTCGAATGGTATTATTTTCCTCGGTGTGTTATCAGCATTGCTGGTTGCTGCGTTCCACGGAAATACAGAAAGCCTGATTCCATTATATGCGGTAGGGGTATTTATCCCGTTCACTTTATCCCAGCTTGGAATGATGGTGCATTGGTATAAGGACAGACCAAAGGGCTGGCAAAATAAATTCGCTGTCAATACAGTGGGTATGCTCACAACACTTACGATTACACTGATTTTCATTATTACGAAATTTTCAAGTGTCTGGATGGCTTTCATCTTCCTGCCAGTTGTTATGATCGTATTCCACCGCATTCACGGCCATTATCTGAATACTGCAGATCAGCTGCGCATTTGTCCATCTACCGATAAACCGTGTATCAAGGGCAGTACGGTAGTGGTTCCTGTCGCTGGTGTTACACGTGCCGTGCTGCATTCGATCAGTTATGCGAAATCTTTGACCGAAAATGTGGTCGCAGTATATGTTGGTTTTGATGAAGAAGAGATTCACAAGATGGAGCAGAAGTGGGAGGAATGGAATCCGGGCGTACGCCTGATTGTCCTTCGTTCCCGTTACCGCAGCATCATCCGTCCGTTAGTGAAGTTTATCGATACGGTGGAGTGGAAGACAGCTTCGACAGATCATATTACAATACTGATTCCACAGTTTATCACTAAGCATTGGTGGCAGGCGATTCTGCATAATCAGACCAGCTTGTTCATCCGCTCGTATTTAATGAATCAAAAAGATATTGTTGTAGCGACAGTACCTTATCATTTGCACAAATAG
- a CDS encoding disulfide oxidoreductase, whose product MKFSTFCRRHCLYLAWFVSIIAVAGSLYLSEVLKYEPCKLCWFQRIFMYPQLFLLGIATYRGDKRIIPYVLPLSIIGGSISLYHYAEQKIPALSKVLPCTIGVPCNQDYINLLGFITIPLMALTAFVLITILLWTGRKTDQME is encoded by the coding sequence ATGAAATTCTCTACCTTTTGCCGCCGCCACTGTCTGTATTTGGCCTGGTTTGTGTCCATCATTGCCGTTGCCGGCAGCTTGTACTTAAGTGAAGTCCTCAAATATGAACCCTGTAAGCTGTGCTGGTTCCAGCGTATCTTTATGTATCCGCAGCTGTTTCTGCTTGGAATTGCCACGTACCGGGGGGATAAGCGCATCATTCCCTACGTATTGCCATTAAGTATTATTGGCGGGAGTATCTCATTGTATCACTATGCCGAGCAGAAGATTCCTGCGCTGAGCAAAGTGCTTCCCTGCACCATCGGCGTTCCTTGTAATCAGGATTATATTAACTTATTGGGGTTCATTACAATTCCTTTAATGGCTCTGACAGCGTTTGTGCTGATCACAATATTGCTGTGGACCGGACGCAAGACTGATCAAATGGAATAG
- a CDS encoding DsbA family protein: MSQNKRKTAAIPQMSKQEKRKAELEHQKQKTRILIVSTIALVVIIFVGLFMLAAKDNSNSGSSAEPVSFNYSELPRLGKEDAPVKIVEFGDFKCPACAQFTGVIKPQIVQEYVNQDKAAFYFVNMAFIGPDSTTASLAALSVYHQNSDAFWTYYDALYANQGDENKEWATTDYLVDLARKESLPVDFDLLRKDIEDKTYMDELQTDIDLAKNAGVSSTPTVFVNGVMVKEPFNIEAIDAQIKVASEAVDAE; this comes from the coding sequence TTGAGCCAAAACAAACGAAAAACCGCTGCGATTCCCCAAATGAGCAAACAGGAGAAACGTAAAGCAGAGCTGGAGCACCAAAAGCAGAAAACGAGAATCCTTATTGTCAGCACAATAGCTTTAGTGGTCATTATCTTTGTAGGGTTATTTATGCTTGCTGCAAAGGACAATTCCAATTCGGGTTCATCCGCCGAGCCGGTCAGTTTTAACTACAGTGAACTACCACGACTCGGAAAAGAGGATGCGCCGGTCAAAATCGTTGAATTCGGTGATTTTAAATGCCCGGCCTGCGCTCAATTCACCGGTGTCATTAAGCCGCAGATTGTACAGGAGTATGTGAATCAAGATAAGGCAGCCTTTTATTTTGTAAACATGGCCTTTATCGGACCGGATTCGACTACAGCCTCGCTCGCCGCTTTGTCTGTCTATCATCAGAACAGTGATGCATTCTGGACCTACTATGACGCTCTCTATGCCAATCAGGGCGACGAGAACAAGGAATGGGCGACCACAGACTATTTAGTGGATCTGGCCCGTAAGGAAAGCCTGCCGGTTGATTTTGATCTGCTGCGCAAAGATATTGAAGATAAGACTTATATGGATGAATTACAGACCGATATTGATCTTGCCAAAAACGCCGGAGTTAGTTCAACACCTACCGTATTTGTTAATGGAGTGATGGTTAAAGAACCGTTTAATATCGAAGCCATTGACGCTCAGATCAAAGTCGCTTCTGAAGCGGTGGATGCCGAGTGA
- a CDS encoding ATP-binding protein, whose amino-acid sequence MLHHQDHFSELLVLFSVVIALLTCFATLDLAERLVRGKRGYRFILIISCILGTGMWSMHNIGMRAMKLEVTVSYDLPLLLLSLVVSIAASYALLLLLSSPYTRSKGYLAFGGILFSSGILIMHFSGIISMKFAGDYEQSQLSVLLAIVFSLAVPVITASYNPKWIENDYNMFTAKKILLVSVLTASLTGTHYAVMSGASFPADETLSYSSPAPLLAESFLGMILAGSFILIVLIVLTLLYKDRKRVLFSAKFNEQRYTALFESSPDMVVCIDPFRKKVVSANPSLRQTTGYGKEELSDYRKILCTPDDEALLKAAVKQAVEGHSAKLELAVKIKSGGRLICSTTVFPLINDKQRFVYIVAEDVTSIVKFQQELIIAKEAAESADRMKSEFLAIMSHEIRTPLNGIIGINQLLAEDIENPEQQEMLPLQYRSSQALLNVISDVLDISRLESDGMQLRCETFRLPVLLKECIDLFEATAREKKLELHLQVSGDIPEYLIGDSLRIRQIMVNLIGNAVKFTPFGEVHVTVESSGVHENSQGLIFRIKDTGIGIPPDKLELLFQPFTQLDASHSRQYQGTGLGLAICKKLIELMNGRIWAESEVDKGTEFILNIRLPSAETEPRQLQHKNEQNGRQMKPEAV is encoded by the coding sequence ATGCTGCATCATCAGGATCATTTTAGTGAGCTGCTGGTCCTCTTTTCCGTTGTAATAGCATTACTTACCTGTTTTGCAACCCTTGATCTGGCAGAACGGCTGGTGCGCGGAAAGCGAGGGTATCGCTTTATCCTTATAATATCCTGTATCCTGGGTACTGGGATGTGGAGTATGCATAATATCGGTATGCGGGCTATGAAACTGGAGGTCACTGTATCGTATGATCTCCCGTTGCTGCTGCTGTCCCTGGTTGTGTCCATAGCCGCGTCTTACGCGCTTCTTCTGCTCCTAAGTAGTCCTTACACACGCAGCAAGGGTTATTTGGCGTTCGGCGGTATACTATTCAGCAGTGGTATTCTCATCATGCATTTTAGCGGAATTATCTCTATGAAGTTTGCCGGTGACTATGAGCAGAGCCAGCTTTCTGTCCTGCTGGCCATTGTTTTCTCTTTAGCTGTTCCGGTAATTACTGCTTCGTACAACCCCAAATGGATTGAAAATGACTACAACATGTTCACGGCGAAAAAAATACTGCTAGTATCCGTACTGACCGCTTCCTTAACAGGGACACATTATGCTGTGATGTCAGGTGCGTCATTTCCAGCAGACGAGACCCTCAGTTATTCAAGTCCAGCTCCCTTACTGGCTGAATCGTTCCTCGGTATGATCCTTGCCGGTTCATTTATATTAATCGTATTAATCGTACTGACTCTTCTTTATAAAGACCGTAAACGGGTCCTCTTCTCGGCAAAATTCAATGAACAGCGGTATACGGCATTGTTTGAATCCAGCCCGGATATGGTGGTTTGCATCGATCCGTTCCGTAAAAAAGTCGTCAGTGCTAATCCATCATTGCGGCAAACGACCGGCTATGGAAAGGAAGAGCTTAGTGATTACAGGAAGATCCTGTGCACTCCAGACGATGAAGCCTTACTTAAGGCAGCGGTTAAGCAGGCGGTGGAAGGGCACTCTGCCAAGCTGGAACTTGCAGTGAAAATAAAAAGCGGCGGAAGACTGATCTGCAGTACTACTGTCTTTCCGCTCATCAATGACAAACAGCGTTTCGTATATATCGTTGCGGAGGATGTAACCTCTATTGTTAAGTTTCAACAGGAGCTGATTATTGCCAAGGAAGCGGCAGAAAGCGCAGACCGGATGAAAAGTGAATTTCTGGCCATCATGAGCCATGAAATCAGAACACCGCTGAACGGGATTATTGGAATTAATCAGCTTCTGGCAGAGGATATTGAGAATCCGGAACAGCAGGAAATGCTGCCGCTGCAATATAGAAGCAGTCAGGCGCTGCTTAATGTAATAAGTGATGTTCTGGATATTTCCCGTCTGGAGTCAGATGGAATGCAGCTGCGTTGTGAAACCTTCCGTCTGCCTGTATTGCTGAAAGAGTGTATAGATTTGTTTGAGGCGACCGCCAGAGAAAAGAAACTGGAGCTCCATCTGCAGGTATCAGGGGATATTCCAGAATATTTGATCGGAGACAGCTTGAGAATCCGCCAAATTATGGTGAATCTAATCGGTAATGCCGTGAAATTCACTCCGTTTGGTGAGGTGCATGTAACAGTAGAATCCTCTGGTGTGCATGAGAATAGCCAGGGATTAATATTCAGAATAAAAGATACAGGCATCGGAATTCCTCCGGACAAACTGGAGCTGCTGTTTCAGCCGTTCACCCAGCTGGATGCCTCACATAGCAGGCAGTATCAAGGTACAGGGCTGGGCCTCGCGATTTGCAAGAAGCTGATAGAGCTGATGAATGGACGGATCTGGGCAGAATCGGAGGTTGATAAAGGTACTGAGTTTATTTTGAATATCAGGCTGCCGTCCGCGGAGACAGAGCCCCGGCAATTACAGCATAAGAATGAACAGAATGGGAGGCAAATGAAACCGGAGGCCGTGTAA